A stretch of the Serratia marcescens genome encodes the following:
- the hpaI gene encoding 4-hydroxy-2-oxoheptanedioate aldolase produces MLTNHFKRALQEKRPQIGLWLGLCSSYSAELLAGAGFDWLLIDGEHAPNNVQTVLGQLQAVAPYPSQPVVRPPWNDAVIIKQLLDVGAQTLLIPMIQNAEQARDAVRATRYPPHGVRGVGSALARASRWNRVPDYLQQADEQMCVLVQIETREAVKNLDAILQVEGVDGVFIGPADLSADMGFAGNPQHPEVQRTIDDAIARIRAAGKAPGILMANKALAQRYLAAGALFVAVGVDTTLLARAAEALADEFKQGGAQAPSSGVY; encoded by the coding sequence ATGTTAACCAACCACTTCAAGCGTGCGCTGCAGGAAAAACGCCCGCAGATCGGGCTGTGGCTCGGGCTGTGCAGCAGCTACAGCGCCGAGCTGCTGGCCGGCGCCGGTTTCGACTGGCTGCTGATCGACGGCGAACATGCGCCCAACAACGTGCAAACGGTGCTGGGGCAGTTGCAGGCAGTCGCGCCTTACCCGAGCCAGCCGGTGGTGCGGCCGCCGTGGAACGATGCGGTGATCATCAAGCAACTGCTGGACGTCGGCGCGCAAACCTTGCTTATCCCGATGATTCAAAACGCCGAACAGGCGCGCGACGCGGTGCGCGCCACGCGCTATCCGCCACACGGCGTGCGCGGCGTCGGCAGCGCTCTGGCGCGCGCTTCGCGCTGGAACCGGGTGCCCGATTACCTGCAGCAGGCCGACGAGCAGATGTGCGTGCTGGTGCAGATTGAAACCCGCGAAGCGGTGAAAAACCTCGACGCTATTTTGCAGGTGGAAGGGGTGGACGGCGTGTTTATCGGCCCGGCGGATCTCAGCGCCGACATGGGCTTTGCCGGCAATCCGCAGCACCCGGAGGTGCAGCGCACCATCGACGACGCCATCGCGCGCATCCGCGCCGCCGGCAAGGCGCCGGGCATTTTGATGGCCAACAAGGCGCTGGCGCAGCGCTATCTGGCGGCCGGCGCGCTGTTCGTTGCGGTGGGGGTGGATACCACCCTGCTGGCGCGGGCGGCGGAAGCCCTGGCGGACGAGTTCAAACAGGGCGGGGCGCAAGCGCCTTCATCGGGAGTCTACTGA
- the hpaX gene encoding 4-hydroxyphenylacetate permease: MNHVDSLPPANPAQQHKALTAAEQSVIKKLFRRLIIFLFVLFVFSFLDRINIGFAGLTMGKDLGLSSTMFGLAATLFYVTYVIFGIPSNMMLSRVGARRWIATIMVLWGIASTCTMFATGPTSLYVLRMIVGITEAGFLPGILVYLTYWFPAFYRARANALFMIAMPVTMAIGSLVSGYILALDGVMNLKGWQWLFLVEGIPSVLLGVVVWFYLDDTPAKAKWLTDEEKTSLQAMMEADKLQLVQPNGPSSHRALQQRSLWREICTPIVLMYTLAYFCLTNTLSAINIWTPQILQSFNQGSSNVTIGILAAIPQICTIAGMVWWSKRSDRLQERKHHTALPYLFAAAGWLLASATDHSLIQLLGIVMASVGSFTAMAIFWTTPDQSISLEARAVGIAVINATGNIGSALSPLLIGWFKDLTGSFNSGLYFVSALLIVGAVLVWRIPMKDSRPRATP, from the coding sequence ATGAACCACGTCGATTCGCTGCCGCCGGCCAACCCGGCGCAGCAACATAAAGCGTTAACCGCCGCCGAGCAATCGGTGATTAAAAAGTTGTTTCGGCGCCTGATCATTTTCCTGTTCGTGTTGTTTGTTTTCTCTTTCCTCGATCGCATCAACATCGGCTTCGCCGGGCTGACGATGGGCAAAGATCTCGGCCTCAGCTCGACCATGTTCGGGCTGGCGGCGACGTTGTTCTATGTCACCTACGTGATCTTCGGCATTCCGAGCAACATGATGCTGAGCCGGGTCGGCGCGCGGCGCTGGATCGCCACCATCATGGTGCTGTGGGGCATCGCCTCCACCTGCACCATGTTCGCCACCGGGCCGACCAGCCTGTACGTGCTGCGCATGATCGTCGGCATCACCGAGGCCGGTTTCCTGCCGGGCATTCTGGTGTACCTCACCTACTGGTTCCCGGCGTTCTACCGCGCTCGCGCCAATGCATTGTTCATGATCGCCATGCCGGTGACCATGGCGATCGGCTCGCTGGTCTCCGGCTATATCCTGGCGCTGGACGGGGTGATGAACCTGAAGGGCTGGCAGTGGCTGTTCCTGGTGGAAGGCATTCCGTCGGTGCTGCTGGGCGTGGTGGTGTGGTTCTACCTCGACGATACGCCGGCCAAGGCCAAGTGGCTGACCGACGAGGAAAAAACCAGCCTGCAGGCGATGATGGAGGCCGACAAGCTGCAACTGGTGCAACCCAATGGGCCGAGCAGCCACCGCGCGCTGCAGCAACGCAGCCTGTGGCGTGAGATCTGCACGCCGATCGTGCTGATGTATACGCTGGCCTATTTCTGCCTGACCAACACCCTGAGCGCGATCAACATCTGGACGCCGCAGATCCTGCAAAGCTTCAACCAGGGCAGCAGCAACGTGACGATCGGCATTCTGGCGGCGATCCCGCAGATCTGCACCATCGCCGGCATGGTGTGGTGGAGTAAACGATCCGACAGGCTGCAGGAGCGCAAGCATCACACCGCGCTGCCGTACCTGTTCGCCGCCGCCGGCTGGCTGCTGGCGTCCGCCACCGATCACAGCCTGATCCAGTTACTCGGGATCGTGATGGCCTCGGTCGGCTCCTTTACCGCCATGGCGATCTTCTGGACCACGCCGGATCAGTCGATCAGTCTGGAAGCGCGGGCGGTGGGGATCGCGGTGATCAACGCTACCGGCAACATCGGATCGGCGCTCAGCCCGCTGTTGATCGGCTGGTTCAAGGATCTGACCGGCAGCTTCAACTCCGGGCTGTATTTCGTCTCGGCGCTGTTGATCGTCGGCGCCGTGTTGGTATGGCGCATTCCGATGAAGGATTCGCGCCCGAGAGCGACGCCTTGA
- the hpaA gene encoding 4-hydroxyphenylacetate catabolism regulatory protein HpaA: protein MRKSTGFIANIDICKEYDARYAADEVHYETFAGLAAFFGRDMQVHWHDCFFQVHFLETGKIELQLDDQHYSVQAPLFILTPPSVPHAFFTEPDSDGHVLTVRQELIWPLLERLYPGSNLALDMPGICLSLADAPQELTALSHYWALIRREFGQNLAGREQTLALLAQAVFTLLLRNTALEDSANSGVRGELQLFQRFNKMVDERFREHLPVPEYAQALGVTESRLNDLCRRFANRPPKRLIFDRLLREAKRMLLFSACTVHETAYSLGFKDPAYFARFFNRLEGCSPSTYRAAQHALS, encoded by the coding sequence GTGCGGAAAAGTACCGGCTTTATCGCCAACATCGATATTTGCAAAGAGTATGACGCGCGCTACGCTGCCGACGAGGTGCACTACGAAACCTTCGCCGGGCTGGCGGCATTCTTCGGCCGCGACATGCAGGTGCATTGGCACGACTGCTTCTTCCAGGTGCATTTCCTGGAGACCGGCAAGATAGAGCTGCAGCTCGACGATCAGCACTATTCGGTGCAGGCGCCGCTGTTCATCCTCACGCCGCCGTCGGTGCCGCATGCGTTCTTCACCGAACCGGACAGCGACGGCCATGTGCTGACGGTGCGCCAGGAGCTTATTTGGCCGCTGCTGGAGCGCCTGTATCCCGGCAGCAATCTGGCGCTGGACATGCCGGGCATCTGCCTGTCGCTGGCTGACGCGCCGCAGGAGCTGACGGCGCTCAGCCACTACTGGGCGCTGATCCGCCGCGAGTTCGGCCAGAACCTGGCCGGGCGCGAACAGACGCTGGCGCTGCTGGCGCAGGCGGTGTTCACGCTGCTGCTGCGCAATACCGCGCTGGAAGACAGCGCCAACAGCGGCGTGCGCGGCGAACTGCAGCTGTTTCAGCGGTTCAACAAGATGGTGGACGAGCGTTTTCGCGAACACCTGCCGGTGCCGGAGTATGCGCAGGCGCTGGGAGTGACCGAATCGCGGCTCAACGACCTGTGCCGGCGCTTCGCCAACCGGCCGCCCAAGCGGCTGATCTTCGATCGGCTGCTGCGCGAGGCCAAACGCATGCTGCTGTTCAGCGCCTGTACGGTGCATGAAACTGCCTACAGCCTCGGCTTCAAGGATCCGGCCTATTTCGCCCGTTTTTTCAATCGGCTGGAAGGCTGTTCCCCCTCGACCTACCGCGCGGCGCAACACGCCCTTTCGTAA
- the hpaB gene encoding 4-hydroxyphenylacetate 3-monooxygenase, oxygenase component: protein MKPEDFRADSKRPFTGAEYLKSLQDSREIYIYGERVKDVTTHPAFRNAAASVGQLYDALHDPASQDRLCWNTDTGNGGYTHKFFRYARSPEEMRQQRDAIADWSRQSYGWMGRTPDYKAAFGCALGAYPEFYGQFADNARHWYKRIQETGLYFNHAIVNPPIDRHKPVNEVKDVYIQVEKETDAGIVVSGAKVVATNSALTHYNFIGFGSAQVMGDNPDFALMFVAPMDAEGVKLISRASYELVAGATGSPFDYPLSSRFDENDAILIMDHVLIPWENVLIYRDFDRCRRWSTQGGFARLFPLQACVRLAVKMDFITALLQKSLSCTGVLEFRGVQADLGEVVAWRNLFWSLSDAMCAEATKWENGAYLPDSAALQTYRVMAPMAYTKVKHIIEKNVTSGLIYLPSSVRDMNNPEIDKYLARYVRGSDGMDHVERIKILKLMWDAIGSEFGGRHELYEINYAGSQDEIRLQCLRHAQGSGNMDRMMQMVDKCLADYDQHGWKVPHLRNNDDINQLDNLLK, encoded by the coding sequence ATGAAACCAGAAGACTTTCGTGCCGACAGCAAACGCCCGTTCACCGGCGCCGAATACCTGAAAAGTTTGCAGGACAGCCGCGAAATCTATATTTACGGCGAGCGCGTGAAAGACGTCACCACCCACCCGGCATTCCGCAACGCAGCGGCGTCTGTCGGCCAGCTGTATGACGCGCTGCACGATCCGGCCAGCCAGGATCGCCTGTGTTGGAATACCGACACCGGCAACGGCGGCTACACCCACAAGTTCTTCCGCTATGCCCGCAGCCCGGAAGAGATGCGCCAGCAGCGCGACGCCATCGCCGACTGGTCGCGCCAAAGCTACGGCTGGATGGGACGCACGCCGGACTACAAGGCGGCCTTCGGCTGCGCGCTGGGCGCTTATCCGGAGTTCTACGGCCAGTTCGCCGACAACGCGCGCCACTGGTACAAACGCATTCAGGAAACCGGGCTCTACTTCAACCACGCCATCGTCAACCCGCCGATCGACCGCCACAAGCCGGTCAACGAGGTGAAGGACGTTTACATTCAGGTGGAGAAAGAGACCGACGCCGGCATCGTGGTCAGCGGCGCCAAAGTGGTGGCCACCAACTCGGCGTTGACCCACTACAACTTCATCGGCTTCGGTTCGGCGCAGGTGATGGGCGATAACCCGGACTTCGCGCTGATGTTCGTGGCACCGATGGACGCCGAAGGGGTGAAGCTGATTTCGCGCGCCTCCTACGAGCTGGTGGCCGGCGCCACCGGATCGCCGTTCGACTACCCGCTCTCCAGCCGCTTCGACGAGAACGACGCGATCCTGATTATGGATCATGTGCTGATCCCGTGGGAAAACGTGCTGATCTACCGCGATTTCGACCGCTGCCGCCGCTGGAGCACCCAGGGCGGTTTCGCCCGGCTGTTCCCGCTGCAGGCCTGCGTGCGCCTGGCGGTGAAGATGGACTTTATCACCGCGCTGCTGCAAAAGAGCCTCTCTTGCACCGGCGTGCTGGAGTTCCGCGGCGTGCAGGCGGATCTGGGCGAAGTGGTGGCCTGGCGCAACCTGTTCTGGTCGCTGAGCGACGCGATGTGCGCCGAAGCCACAAAATGGGAAAATGGCGCCTACCTGCCGGATTCCGCCGCGCTGCAAACCTACCGCGTGATGGCGCCGATGGCCTACACCAAGGTGAAACACATCATCGAGAAGAACGTCACCAGCGGCCTGATCTACCTGCCGTCCAGCGTGCGCGACATGAACAACCCAGAAATCGACAAGTACCTGGCGCGCTACGTGCGCGGATCGGACGGTATGGATCACGTCGAACGCATCAAGATCCTCAAGCTGATGTGGGATGCGATCGGCAGCGAATTCGGCGGCCGTCACGAGCTGTATGAGATCAACTACGCCGGCAGTCAGGATGAGATCCGCCTGCAGTGCCTGCGCCACGCGCAGGGATCCGGCAACATGGATCGCATGATGCAGATGGTCGACAAGTGCCTGGCCGATTACGATCAGCACGGATGGAAGGTGCCGCACTTGCGGAACAATGACGATATTAATCAGTTGGATAATCTGCTGAAGTAA
- the hpaC gene encoding 4-hydroxyphenylacetate 3-monooxygenase, reductase component, giving the protein MSQENEQRLRFRDAMASLSAAVNIVTTDGPAGRCGITATAVCSVTDTPPTLLVCINRNSAMNPVFQENRRLCVNVLNHEQELMARHFAGMTGVSMEDRFRLEEWQLGALGQPVLRNTLASLEGEIEQIQSIGTHQMYLVQIKQIALSEAGNGLIYFKRNFHSVIHQMAVPA; this is encoded by the coding sequence ATGTCTCAGGAAAATGAACAGCGCCTGCGCTTTCGCGACGCCATGGCCAGCCTGTCGGCGGCGGTGAATATCGTCACCACCGACGGCCCGGCGGGGCGCTGCGGCATCACCGCCACGGCGGTGTGCTCGGTAACCGATACGCCGCCGACGCTGCTGGTGTGCATCAACCGCAATAGCGCGATGAACCCGGTGTTTCAGGAAAACCGCAGGCTGTGCGTCAACGTGCTCAACCACGAGCAGGAGCTGATGGCGCGCCACTTCGCCGGCATGACCGGCGTCAGCATGGAAGATCGTTTCCGGCTGGAAGAGTGGCAGCTCGGCGCGCTGGGGCAGCCGGTGCTGCGCAATACCCTGGCCAGCCTGGAAGGGGAGATCGAGCAGATCCAGAGCATTGGCACCCACCAGATGTACCTGGTGCAGATCAAGCAGATCGCGCTGAGTGAAGCCGGCAACGGGCTGATCTACTTCAAGCGCAATTTCCATTCGGTGATCCACCAGATGGCGGTGCCGGCCTGA
- the ampH gene encoding D-alanyl-D-alanine-carboxypeptidase/endopeptidase AmpH, whose amino-acid sequence MKNSVSALLLALGLCAAPLAVQAAPPQLASQIVDQYAEHIFYNSGATGMALVVIDGNQVVNRSFGDTKPGNNLRPRPDSLIRIASITKLMTSEVMVKMAAAGQVKLTDPLRKYAPKGAYVPAYNAGQPITLLNLATHTSALPREQPGKKPPKTPVFTWPTKAQRWQWLAHANVTVPPGVRAAYSNLAYDLLADALSRAAGKPYNALLKEKITAPLGMVDTTLTPSPEQCSRLMVAAAGPSACRDTTAAAGSGGVYSTPRDMQRWMQQFLSSSASGPRKATAASEQTMYFQRHDLVSLKGMDVPGQADALGLGWVYMAPKDGLPGIIQKTGGGGGFITYMAMIPAKNVGVFVVVTRSELSKFTNMSDPVNRLVSDLATNKS is encoded by the coding sequence TTGAAGAACTCTGTCTCCGCTTTATTGCTGGCGCTGGGCCTGTGCGCCGCGCCGCTGGCCGTGCAGGCCGCGCCCCCGCAGCTGGCTTCGCAAATCGTCGACCAGTATGCCGAACATATTTTCTACAACAGCGGCGCCACCGGCATGGCGCTGGTGGTGATCGACGGCAATCAGGTGGTTAACCGCAGCTTTGGCGATACCAAACCCGGTAACAACCTGCGCCCGCGTCCGGATTCGCTGATTCGCATCGCCTCGATCACCAAGCTGATGACCAGCGAAGTGATGGTGAAAATGGCGGCGGCAGGCCAGGTCAAACTGACCGACCCGCTGCGCAAGTACGCCCCCAAAGGCGCCTATGTGCCGGCTTACAACGCCGGCCAACCGATCACCCTGCTGAACCTGGCGACGCACACCAGCGCGCTGCCGCGCGAGCAGCCGGGCAAAAAGCCGCCGAAGACGCCGGTGTTCACCTGGCCGACCAAGGCCCAGCGCTGGCAATGGCTGGCGCATGCCAACGTTACGGTGCCGCCGGGCGTACGCGCCGCCTACTCCAACCTGGCGTATGACCTGCTGGCCGACGCGCTGTCGCGCGCCGCGGGCAAGCCCTACAACGCGCTGCTGAAAGAGAAAATCACCGCGCCGCTCGGCATGGTCGACACCACGCTGACGCCGAGCCCTGAACAATGTTCGCGTCTGATGGTGGCGGCCGCCGGTCCGAGCGCCTGCCGCGACACCACCGCCGCGGCCGGCAGCGGCGGCGTCTACTCCACCCCGCGAGACATGCAGCGCTGGATGCAGCAGTTCCTCTCCTCCAGCGCCAGCGGCCCACGCAAAGCCACCGCCGCCAGTGAGCAAACCATGTACTTCCAGCGTCACGATCTGGTGTCGCTGAAGGGCATGGACGTGCCGGGGCAAGCGGATGCGTTGGGGTTGGGCTGGGTGTATATGGCGCCGAAGGACGGGCTGCCGGGCATCATTCAGAAGACCGGCGGCGGCGGCGGGTTCATTACCTACATGGCAATGATCCCGGCGAAAAACGTCGGGGTGTTCGTGGTGGTGACCCGCTCTGAGCTGAGCAAGTTCACCAACATGAGCGATCCGGTCAACCGCCTGGTGAGCGACCTGGCGACCAACAAGAGTTGA
- a CDS encoding FadR/GntR family transcriptional regulator has translation MPITRLENPRIYRQIADQLKRLIENNEFPPGSRLPSERDLAQQLQVSRASVREALIALEVIGLVDVKVGNGVIVRSPTPLAPSQEPVMAQAGRNQWAEIDDELNIELDFNAELPPFSLLQTRLLIEPETAALAARHATDEELAGIRAAYEQNCRDNRAGSATHPGDRLFHIRIAQASGNPAYAFIIGHLLGHRYGSMFRVLQRHYTPDDMPHRSELEHRAILAAIEARDVRGARKAMKAHLDEVIAIFARAQ, from the coding sequence ATGCCGATTACCCGACTGGAAAACCCAAGGATTTACAGACAGATAGCTGACCAGCTCAAACGTCTTATCGAGAATAACGAATTTCCGCCGGGCAGCCGCCTGCCCTCGGAGCGGGATCTCGCCCAGCAGTTGCAGGTCAGTCGCGCGTCGGTGCGCGAGGCGCTTATCGCGCTGGAAGTGATCGGCCTGGTGGACGTCAAGGTCGGCAACGGGGTGATCGTGCGCTCGCCAACGCCGCTGGCGCCGTCGCAGGAGCCGGTGATGGCCCAGGCCGGCCGTAACCAGTGGGCGGAGATCGACGACGAACTGAACATCGAGCTGGATTTCAACGCCGAGCTGCCGCCGTTTTCTCTGCTGCAAACCCGTCTGCTGATCGAACCGGAGACCGCCGCGCTGGCCGCGCGCCACGCCACCGACGAAGAGCTGGCGGGCATCCGCGCCGCCTATGAGCAGAACTGCCGCGATAACCGCGCCGGTTCCGCCACCCACCCCGGCGATCGGCTGTTCCACATCCGCATCGCCCAGGCCAGCGGCAACCCGGCCTATGCATTCATCATCGGCCACCTGCTCGGCCACCGTTACGGCAGCATGTTCCGCGTGCTGCAGCGCCACTATACGCCGGATGACATGCCGCATCGTTCCGAGCTGGAACACCGGGCGATCCTGGCGGCGATCGAAGCGCGCGACGTGCGCGGCGCCCGCAAGGCGATGAAGGCGCACCTCGATGAAGTGATCGCCATTTTCGCCCGCGCGCAGTAG
- a CDS encoding SDR family oxidoreductase gives MDLTGKRVLITAAGQGIGFTTARLFAAAGAEVIASDINLERLQGSAGIRALTLNVTDPAAIAAAAEAIGPIDVLFNCAGVVHSGSILDCSEDQWAFALDLNVTAMFRMIRAFLPGMLARGKGSIINMSSVASSVKGVPNRFAYSASKAAVIGLTRSVAADYVTQGIRCNAICPGTVESPSLRQRIAEQAREQGRSEQEVYQAFVARQPIGRIGTTEEIAQLALYLASDASSYTTGTVQIIDGGWSN, from the coding sequence ATGGATTTAACCGGGAAACGCGTACTGATCACCGCCGCCGGGCAAGGGATCGGTTTTACCACCGCCAGGCTGTTCGCCGCCGCCGGCGCCGAAGTGATCGCCAGCGATATCAACCTCGAGCGCCTGCAGGGCTCTGCCGGGATCCGCGCGCTGACGCTGAACGTCACCGATCCGGCCGCCATCGCGGCGGCGGCGGAAGCGATCGGCCCGATCGACGTGCTGTTCAACTGCGCCGGCGTGGTGCACAGCGGATCGATCCTCGATTGCAGCGAAGATCAGTGGGCGTTCGCGCTCGATCTCAACGTCACCGCGATGTTCCGCATGATCCGCGCCTTCCTGCCGGGCATGTTGGCGCGCGGCAAAGGCTCGATCATCAACATGTCCTCGGTGGCCTCGAGCGTGAAGGGGGTGCCAAATCGCTTCGCTTACAGCGCCAGCAAGGCGGCGGTGATCGGCCTGACGCGCTCGGTGGCGGCGGACTACGTCACGCAGGGCATCCGCTGCAACGCCATCTGCCCCGGCACGGTAGAGTCGCCGTCGCTGCGCCAGCGCATCGCCGAGCAGGCGCGCGAGCAGGGGCGCAGCGAGCAAGAGGTGTATCAGGCGTTCGTCGCCCGTCAGCCGATCGGGCGCATCGGCACCACCGAGGAAATCGCCCAATTGGCGCTGTATCTGGCCTCCGACGCCAGTTCGTACACCACCGGCACGGTGCAGATCATCGACGGCGGCTGGAGCAACTGA